TGAAGACTTCCCGGAAAAGGCGCTTGGTCTTCTGTCGACTGAGGAAGTGTTGCTGATCCGGTGCCCGCTCGTAGGCATAGCCCGGAGAAATCGTGATACCGTCGATATCGAGCTCGTTGCTCGCATAGTCCAAAAAGGCGGCGATTCGGTCGGGATCGAGACCGTCGAACAGCGTCGTATTGATGTTGACGCGGAAGCCGCGCGCCTTTGCAGCCTTGATCGCCGAGACCGCGCGCTCGAACACACCTTCCTGGCTCACCGCGTGATCGTGCTCTTCCTTCAAGCCGTCGAGATGAATCGAGAAGGTGAGGTATTGCGAAGGCCTGAAGAGGTCGAGTCGCTTTTCGAGGAGGAGCGCGTTGGTGCAGAGGTAGATGTACTTCTTGCGCGCGACGATACCTTCGACGATTTGGCCGATCTCCTTATGAAGGAGCGGTTCGCCGCCTGGAATCGACACGATGGGGGCGCCGCACTCGTCAACGGCCTCGAGACACTCCGCAACCGAGAGGCGCTTGTTCAGGATCTCGTCGGGGTAATCGATCTTACCGCAACCCGGGCAGGCGAGATTGCAGCGAAAGAGCGGCTCAAGCATCAGCACGAGCGGATAGCGCTCGCGCCCGGATAGCCGCTGCTTGACGATGTACGCACCGACGCGGATTTGCTGATGAACGGGAACGCCCACGCCTTTGCCCTTTCGATTGCTGCGCGTTTCTAGTTTGCCATGCCTCGGAGCTATGCGACAGCTTCGTCGCGCAGTTCCGCAGGCAATTTGAACTGAACGTTTTCCTGAATACCGTCGAGCATATCGACCTCGATTTCGTCGAAGTCGCGCAGACGTGCGATCAGCTCCTGAACGAGCTCTTCGGGAGCGGAAGCGCCGGCCGTAATACCGACCGCTTCGGCGCCCTTGAGCCACCGCGGATCGAGCTGACCGGCGTCGTCGATC
The nucleotide sequence above comes from Alphaproteobacteria bacterium. Encoded proteins:
- the hpnH gene encoding adenosyl-hopene transferase HpnH codes for the protein MGVPVHQQIRVGAYIVKQRLSGRERYPLVLMLEPLFRCNLACPGCGKIDYPDEILNKRLSVAECLEAVDECGAPIVSIPGGEPLLHKEIGQIVEGIVARKKYIYLCTNALLLEKRLDLFRPSQYLTFSIHLDGLKEEHDHAVSQEGVFERAVSAIKAAKARGFRVNINTTLFDGLDPDRIAAFLDYASNELDIDGITISPGYAYERAPDQQHFLSRQKTKRLFREVFKRGKGKKWRFSQSSLFFDFLAGNQQYHCTPWGNPTRNIFGWQKPCYLLGEGFARSFEELMEGTEWDKYGTGNYEKCANCMVHCGYEPTAADDAIRHPIKALMVALRGPRTDGPMAEEIPLDKQRPAEFVFEANVQKTLSQLHAENEARRKIGGEAA